From Tripterygium wilfordii isolate XIE 37 chromosome 13, ASM1340144v1, whole genome shotgun sequence, the proteins below share one genomic window:
- the LOC120013790 gene encoding mitochondrial import receptor subunit TOM9-2-like, whose protein sequence is MTSAAKRRLSISNTSSDDAGIITRFTRSVSESPIVDKTKRAAGDAAFVTKKLLKSTGKAAWIAGTTFLILVVPLIIEMDREQQFNELEIQQQSLLGPPPPPQVQLPK, encoded by the coding sequence ATGACGTCTGCGGCCAAAAGGCGATTGTCTATATCCAACACCAGCAGCGACGACGCAGGGATCATCACGCGATTTACTCGCAGCGTGTCGGAGTCTCCGATCGTTGACAAGACAAAGCGGGCGGCTGGGGACGCCGCGTTTGTGACCAAGAAGCTGCTGAAGAGCACCGGAAAGGCTGCTTGGATCGCAGGGACAACGTTTCTGATCCTAGTGGTACCCCTCATCATTGAAATGGACCGCGAGCAGCAGTTCAACGAGCTCGAGATACAGCAGCAGAGTCTCCTCGGCCCCCCGCCGCCGCCCCAAGTCCAACTTCCGAAGTGA